A single window of Anaerocolumna chitinilytica DNA harbors:
- a CDS encoding recombinase family protein produces the protein MQTAALYIRVSTDKQEELSPDAQKRLLLEYAEKNNMITSEEFIYIEGGISGKKADKRPKFQHMIGLAKSKDHPFDVILVWKYSRFARNQEESVLYKSLLKRNGIDVISITEPLIEGPFGTLIERIIEWMDEYYSIRLSGEVIRGMSEKALRGGYQSACPLGYNSTSTGQPPVINPVEADIVRKIYNQYVYEGMSMFQIAIQLNALGIKTRQGSKFQRRTIQYILDNPFYHGFVRWNRQNHSSNSIKSEDEWIITKGTHESLISDELFSLAQDRMKTEYAPRKARPVTEYKHWLSGIMRCAYCGKALVASSSRNPEIFNFQCSSYSKGLCKSNCVTSKKIVPGVIGYFEKVLASGHVEYSVKSNNNDIDLSLLKQQLSKLDSKEERIRTAYINGIDTIEEYKKSKELISIERESIQNQLDELQQVSLQDHKPEMLSRIQEVYNIITDDSIDMLTKNKAMKSVVEYITYNKDESAIDIYFYFF, from the coding sequence ATGCAAACCGCAGCACTCTATATAAGAGTTAGTACCGATAAGCAGGAGGAGCTTTCTCCCGATGCTCAAAAAAGATTATTACTGGAATATGCAGAAAAGAATAATATGATTACTTCTGAAGAATTTATATATATAGAAGGTGGTATATCAGGTAAAAAAGCTGACAAGCGTCCAAAATTTCAACATATGATAGGTCTTGCTAAATCCAAAGATCACCCATTTGATGTTATACTTGTATGGAAATACTCCAGATTCGCCAGGAATCAAGAAGAAAGTGTTTTATATAAATCTTTGTTAAAGAGAAACGGCATTGATGTGATAAGCATTACTGAACCTTTAATTGAAGGTCCATTCGGAACTCTTATTGAACGTATAATCGAATGGATGGATGAATATTATTCGATTCGTCTTTCTGGCGAAGTTATAAGAGGCATGTCCGAAAAAGCCTTAAGAGGTGGTTATCAATCTGCTTGTCCTCTTGGTTATAATTCGACTTCTACCGGTCAACCTCCTGTTATTAATCCCGTTGAAGCTGATATTGTACGTAAGATTTATAATCAATATGTTTACGAAGGTATGTCTATGTTTCAGATTGCAATACAATTAAATGCTTTAGGTATTAAAACTAGACAAGGTAGTAAATTTCAGCGTCGAACCATTCAATACATACTAGATAATCCTTTTTATCATGGTTTTGTTAGGTGGAATAGACAGAATCATTCTAGTAACAGCATCAAATCAGAGGATGAATGGATTATTACTAAGGGTACTCATGAATCTTTGATTTCTGATGAATTATTTTCTTTAGCTCAAGATCGTATGAAAACTGAATACGCTCCTAGAAAAGCAAGACCTGTAACAGAGTATAAGCACTGGCTATCAGGTATAATGCGTTGTGCTTATTGTGGTAAGGCATTAGTTGCTTCTTCATCTCGTAACCCTGAAATATTTAATTTTCAATGCAGTAGTTATTCTAAGGGGTTGTGTAAGTCAAACTGTGTTACTAGCAAAAAGATTGTTCCTGGTGTGATTGGGTATTTTGAAAAGGTTCTTGCCTCTGGCCATGTCGAATACTCCGTTAAAAGCAATAACAACGATATCGACTTATCTCTTTTAAAACAACAACTTTCTAAGCTGGATTCGAAAGAAGAGAGAATCAGAACGGCATATATTAATGGTATAGATACTATAGAAGAGTATAAAAAGAGCAAAGAGCTCATATCTATAGAGCGTGAATCAATTCAGAATCAATTAGATGAATTACAACAAGTTTCTCTGCAAGATCATAAGCCCGAAATGCTAAGCCGCATTCAAGAAGTTTATAACATCATTACAGATGACTCCATCGATATGCTGACAAAGAATAAAGCTATGAAGTCTGTTGTTGAGTATATAACTTACAATAAAGATGAATCTGCTATAGATATATACTTTTATTTTTTTTGA
- a CDS encoding response regulator transcription factor, with product MSENKKCILVVEDEVKIMEFIESYLKNSGYEVLMAGSGREAEEKLREGKPDMLLLDLMLPDKSGEEILINLRKTSRIPVIILTAKSSEESVIHGLDIGADDYITKPFSPRQMVARVNALFRRTEKEEGGETLTFGGGKLIINTVNYRVIKEGEDILLTPSEFKLLTTLAKRTTKVFTREELIMVAFDGDYAGFDRTIDSHIKNLRAKLEDNPKEPEYILTIRGVGYKFGA from the coding sequence GTGAGCGAAAATAAAAAATGTATATTAGTTGTTGAAGATGAAGTCAAAATAATGGAGTTTATAGAATCATATCTTAAAAATAGTGGATATGAAGTACTAATGGCTGGTTCCGGAAGAGAAGCAGAAGAAAAGCTAAGAGAAGGAAAACCGGACATGCTTTTACTGGATTTGATGCTTCCGGATAAAAGCGGTGAAGAAATATTAATAAACCTCAGAAAAACTTCGCGTATACCTGTTATTATCCTGACTGCGAAAAGCAGTGAGGAGAGCGTAATACACGGATTGGATATCGGAGCGGACGATTACATTACGAAGCCTTTCAGTCCCAGGCAAATGGTAGCCAGGGTAAATGCGCTTTTTCGGAGAACGGAAAAAGAAGAGGGAGGCGAAACCTTAACTTTTGGCGGTGGAAAGCTGATTATTAATACCGTCAATTACCGGGTAATAAAAGAGGGAGAAGATATCCTCTTAACACCCAGCGAGTTTAAACTGTTAACAACTCTTGCAAAGAGGACAACCAAGGTTTTTACCAGAGAAGAGTTAATTATGGTTGCTTTTGACGGAGATTATGCAGGGTTTGACCGGACGATAGATTCCCATATCAAGAATCTTAGGGCAAAATTAGAGGACAATCCCAAAGAACCGGAATACATCCTGACAATAAGAGGTGTGGGGTATAAATTTGGAGCTTAA
- the pdaA gene encoding delta-lactam-biosynthetic de-N-acetylase, with translation MLKKIPYKKCIIIAAILIGFYFLGGGIAMLVHVYAKDTIQAEENWGLGFSTEGQPPSAKATADELKKYDTYYIGDTSKKVIYLTFDAGYENGNMPAILDALKKHNVHATFFVVGNFIKTCPDLVKRIVAEGHQVGNHTYNHPNMSSISSKEAFQKELGDLEKSYEEVTGQKMTKYYRPPQGKYSTHNLEMAKEMGYKTFFWSLAYVDWLQDKQPTKEAAFKKLLSRIHPGAIVLLHSTSKTNAEILDELLTKWEEMGYTFGTLDDLVNASSGQ, from the coding sequence ATGTTGAAAAAGATTCCGTACAAAAAGTGTATTATCATAGCGGCAATTCTAATCGGTTTTTATTTTCTGGGCGGCGGAATAGCTATGCTGGTACATGTTTATGCAAAAGATACAATACAGGCCGAAGAAAACTGGGGACTTGGTTTCTCCACGGAGGGTCAGCCGCCATCCGCCAAAGCTACCGCAGATGAACTAAAAAAATATGACACCTATTATATAGGTGATACCAGTAAAAAGGTCATCTATCTGACTTTTGATGCAGGTTATGAGAATGGGAATATGCCCGCAATTCTGGATGCTCTGAAAAAGCATAATGTTCATGCTACCTTCTTTGTAGTTGGTAACTTTATCAAGACCTGTCCGGACTTGGTAAAACGTATTGTAGCAGAAGGACATCAGGTAGGAAATCATACATACAACCACCCCAATATGTCAAGCATCTCATCGAAAGAAGCCTTCCAGAAAGAGTTAGGAGACCTGGAAAAATCCTATGAAGAGGTCACCGGACAAAAGATGACCAAGTATTACAGACCGCCTCAGGGAAAATACAGTACCCATAATCTTGAGATGGCAAAGGAAATGGGATACAAAACCTTCTTCTGGAGCCTTGCCTATGTAGACTGGTTACAAGATAAGCAACCCACAAAGGAAGCCGCCTTTAAAAAACTTCTCAGCAGAATCCATCCCGGTGCAATTGTACTTCTTCACAGCACCTCCAAAACCAATGCAGAAATCCTAGACGAACTTCTGACAAAGTGGGAAGAGATGGGCTATACCTTCGGCACCCTGGATGATCTGGTAAATGCAAGTAGCGGCCAATAA
- a CDS encoding TerC/Alx family metal homeostasis membrane protein, translating to MSTKKALSWVLFWIGLALCFNLGIYIFAGREKALEFLGGYVIEQSLSIDNLFLFLMVFSSFGIKQQYQRRVLNYGIFGAIILRLIFILLGVTIVDKFEWVLYIFGAILIISGIKMMINQEDDKDFKDSRIIKLLSKIIPVTHELEGDRFFIKKGSILYATPLFAIIIVIEFTDILFAIDSIPAVFSISTDPFIVYTSNIFAILGLRSLYFVLGKLQEKFKYVKYGVALILTFTGFKLVSLLFNLHISIEVSLLVIFTVLTLSVILSAMITKKEQVILTNKK from the coding sequence TTGTCTACAAAAAAAGCACTATCATGGGTATTATTTTGGATTGGATTAGCGCTGTGTTTTAATCTGGGCATCTACATCTTTGCAGGAAGAGAAAAGGCTTTAGAATTCTTAGGGGGCTATGTTATTGAACAGTCTTTAAGTATAGATAACCTGTTTCTGTTCTTAATGGTGTTTTCCAGTTTCGGTATCAAGCAGCAGTATCAAAGGCGTGTACTGAATTATGGAATTTTTGGTGCCATTATCCTAAGGCTTATATTCATACTACTGGGAGTTACAATTGTCGATAAATTTGAATGGGTTCTTTATATATTTGGTGCAATATTGATTATCAGCGGAATTAAGATGATGATAAATCAAGAGGATGATAAGGATTTTAAGGATAGCAGGATTATAAAGCTTCTTAGTAAAATTATACCTGTTACCCATGAGCTGGAAGGAGACAGGTTCTTTATCAAAAAAGGAAGTATACTTTATGCCACTCCTTTATTTGCTATAATAATTGTAATTGAGTTTACTGATATCCTCTTTGCAATTGATTCCATTCCCGCTGTTTTTTCTATTTCCACAGATCCGTTCATAGTATATACCTCCAACATTTTTGCAATACTGGGACTTAGAAGTCTGTATTTTGTTCTTGGCAAGCTGCAGGAGAAATTCAAATATGTAAAGTATGGAGTTGCTCTAATACTTACCTTTACCGGTTTTAAACTGGTTTCCCTGTTATTTAATCTCCATATATCCATAGAAGTATCTTTGCTGGTAATATTTACGGTTTTAACCTTAAGCGTAATTTTGTCAGCTATGATTACAAAAAAAGAACAAGTAATTTTGACTAATAAGAAATAG
- a CDS encoding endonuclease MutS2 yields the protein MFNKTSHILEFDTIKTMLCERAVSDTAKAKLMMLAPFLSLSEVKLKIQETTEAKAILSSLGTPPLPSMKDMDKYLELASIGSMLTPEQLLFVASFLTATRRVKTYLLKAEFLQTEIAYYGNSFADLTSLAEEVNRCLRNNQVDDEASKELKGLRRRMEQIQTEIRSKLENLLKNKKEWFSESFISTRNGHYVLPVKKEHKNQVSGSTVDISSTGSTCFMVPNSVLKLEDELSLLKIEEENEVRRILYLLTGMIADASSDIHLNMQAMETLDILFAKAKLSMDMKAIPALMNHERRIVIKEGRHPLLNAKECVPLDFKLGEGIQGVVITGPNTGGKTVALKTVGILSLMAQCGLHVPCTEAELAMNNGVFCDIGDGQSITENLSTFSSHITNIIEILKNSNEESLVLMDELGSGTDPAEGMGIAIAILEELRMKNCLFVATTHYPEVKDYAAKTAGLINARMAFDKESLKPLYRLEIGEAGESCALYIAKRLGFPEAMLRRAHQEAYERNLSAGLRSSSKKTSAEDSNQASLPTVSAPAASRNLPENSYKNADSPAIDSNNSSFPTTILPRVEGEKKELSSNKSNLSLKYTIGDSVMVYPQKKIGIVFQISAEKGLIGVQMQKKKEFVNHKRLKLISKADNLYPPDYDFSIVFDTVANRKARHKMEKGHQPDLEIRYDPMNP from the coding sequence ATGTTTAATAAAACTTCTCATATTTTAGAATTTGATACAATAAAAACCATGCTTTGTGAAAGAGCAGTATCAGATACTGCAAAAGCAAAGCTTATGATGCTGGCCCCTTTTCTTTCACTCTCCGAGGTTAAACTTAAGATTCAAGAAACTACTGAGGCAAAAGCTATTCTTAGTTCTCTTGGCACACCTCCTCTTCCTTCTATGAAGGATATGGATAAATATCTTGAATTAGCTTCCATAGGCAGTATGCTTACACCGGAACAGCTGCTTTTTGTTGCCAGCTTCCTTACGGCTACCAGACGTGTTAAAACCTATCTGCTAAAGGCTGAATTTCTGCAGACAGAAATTGCTTATTACGGTAATTCCTTTGCGGACCTCACTTCACTGGCAGAGGAAGTCAACCGCTGCCTGCGAAATAATCAGGTTGACGATGAAGCTTCCAAGGAATTAAAAGGTCTTCGAAGAAGAATGGAACAAATACAGACGGAAATTCGAAGTAAATTGGAAAATCTGCTAAAGAATAAAAAAGAATGGTTTTCAGAGAGTTTTATCTCTACCCGTAACGGCCATTATGTCCTTCCGGTAAAGAAGGAGCACAAAAATCAGGTCAGCGGTTCTACCGTTGACATCTCCTCCACCGGGTCAACCTGCTTTATGGTTCCTAACTCCGTATTAAAGTTAGAAGATGAACTCTCCCTTTTAAAAATCGAAGAAGAAAATGAAGTAAGGCGGATTTTGTATCTCTTAACAGGTATGATAGCAGATGCTTCTTCTGACATCCACCTTAATATGCAGGCCATGGAAACCCTTGATATTCTTTTTGCCAAAGCAAAATTAAGCATGGATATGAAAGCAATTCCGGCTCTTATGAATCACGAGAGAAGAATTGTTATAAAAGAAGGGCGTCATCCCCTCTTAAATGCAAAAGAATGTGTCCCTCTTGACTTTAAGCTGGGAGAGGGCATACAAGGAGTCGTAATCACCGGTCCTAACACCGGTGGTAAAACAGTAGCACTAAAAACAGTTGGAATCCTTAGCCTTATGGCGCAATGCGGTCTTCATGTCCCCTGCACGGAAGCAGAACTGGCAATGAATAACGGTGTTTTCTGCGATATTGGTGACGGACAGAGCATCACAGAGAATCTCTCAACCTTCTCCTCTCATATAACAAATATCATTGAGATCCTGAAGAACTCCAATGAAGAAAGCCTGGTGCTCATGGATGAACTTGGTTCCGGAACAGACCCGGCAGAGGGTATGGGAATCGCTATTGCTATCTTAGAGGAGTTACGGATGAAAAACTGCCTCTTTGTCGCTACTACCCACTATCCGGAGGTGAAAGATTATGCCGCTAAAACTGCCGGACTTATCAATGCAAGAATGGCTTTTGATAAGGAAAGCTTAAAACCACTCTACCGTCTGGAAATCGGCGAGGCCGGCGAAAGCTGTGCTCTTTATATTGCAAAGCGTTTAGGATTTCCGGAAGCTATGCTAAGACGGGCACATCAAGAAGCTTATGAGAGAAACCTTTCTGCAGGCTTAAGGTCCTCCTCCAAAAAGACTTCCGCTGAAGATTCCAACCAGGCTTCATTACCAACTGTTTCTGCACCTGCTGCTTCCCGGAACTTACCAGAGAACAGTTATAAAAATGCTGACAGTCCTGCCATAGATAGCAATAATTCCTCCTTTCCTACAACAATTCTCCCAAGAGTAGAAGGGGAGAAAAAAGAGCTCTCTTCAAACAAAAGCAATCTGAGCTTAAAATATACAATCGGGGATAGCGTAATGGTCTATCCCCAGAAGAAAATCGGTATTGTATTTCAGATATCAGCTGAAAAGGGGCTGATAGGAGTTCAGATGCAAAAGAAAAAGGAATTTGTAAACCATAAAAGGTTAAAATTAATCTCTAAGGCAGATAATCTATACCCACCGGATTATGACTTCTCCATTGTCTTTGATACTGTTGCTAACAGAAAAGCCAGACATAAGATGGAGAAAGGGCACCAGCCTGACCTGGAAATTCGTTATGATCCTATGAACCCATAA
- a CDS encoding spore coat protein CotJB, translating to MTSKSRDQLMCIITEASFALDDARLFLDTHPYDKEALEYFQTYRQIRNEAMEEYRDCFGPISAYDVAPSNMWTWINDPWPWEGAC from the coding sequence ATGACAAGTAAAAGCAGAGATCAGTTAATGTGTATCATTACAGAAGCCAGCTTTGCCCTCGATGATGCTAGGCTTTTTCTGGATACTCATCCCTATGATAAAGAAGCCTTAGAGTATTTCCAGACGTATAGACAGATTCGAAATGAAGCCATGGAGGAATACAGGGACTGTTTCGGTCCTATATCAGCTTATGATGTGGCTCCCTCCAATATGTGGACTTGGATTAATGACCCCTGGCCATGGGAAGGAGCGTGCTGA
- a CDS encoding sensor histidine kinase — MKYSLKQKLTFSYVVIVIASIGFAVLFANVGIKNQFKHYAIQKQEKETEETINLIKMKYDEEGGFRSSYLDIIGMNSLQNGMILVIKDTKGGTIWSAYEHNNGLCQAMIKNMAINMSSYSNKWDGRYEEKTYPIMDHNAVVAELTTGFMGPYYFNDEELIFIKALNSILLFTGAASILLAFFLGIFMSARLSSPLKKISDKALFLARGEYKERIASDYNTREIKILADTINQLSDALMEKDRLRKQLTQDVAHELRTPLTSVQGHMEAMLDGVWELSNERLSSCYEEIMRLKKLVGSIEDLSALEDRNILLHKEEFEFSLLLERLLNNYEKELRDNRIQVGVEGDGIIYADKDKMSQVFNNLLSNAVKYSGEGAEVIITFKQAADSVEIQVSDNGSGIPKEDIPHIFERFYRADKSRNRNTGGAGIGLSITKSIVEAHGGSITVNSETDKGTVFTIILPGKAEG; from the coding sequence TTGAAGTACTCATTAAAACAAAAACTGACCTTCTCCTATGTGGTGATTGTTATTGCCAGCATTGGTTTTGCCGTTCTTTTTGCAAATGTGGGCATTAAGAATCAGTTTAAGCACTATGCGATACAGAAACAGGAGAAGGAAACAGAAGAGACGATAAATCTTATAAAGATGAAATACGATGAAGAAGGTGGATTTCGCAGCAGTTACCTTGATATCATCGGAATGAATTCCCTGCAAAATGGTATGATTCTTGTAATTAAAGATACAAAGGGCGGAACCATCTGGTCAGCCTATGAACATAATAACGGGCTTTGCCAGGCTATGATAAAAAATATGGCGATTAATATGTCCAGTTATTCCAATAAGTGGGATGGCAGATATGAGGAAAAAACGTATCCTATAATGGATCATAATGCTGTTGTAGCAGAACTTACAACAGGGTTTATGGGGCCTTATTATTTTAATGATGAAGAATTGATTTTTATCAAGGCTTTAAATTCTATTCTGCTCTTCACCGGAGCAGCATCTATTCTTTTGGCGTTCTTTCTTGGTATCTTTATGTCTGCCAGATTGAGCAGTCCTTTAAAGAAGATTTCGGATAAAGCTCTCTTCTTAGCTAGGGGAGAGTATAAAGAGAGGATTGCCTCAGATTATAATACCAGAGAAATAAAGATTTTAGCGGATACTATAAATCAACTGTCGGATGCACTGATGGAGAAGGACAGGCTTCGAAAGCAATTGACACAGGATGTGGCCCATGAGCTTCGAACCCCACTTACCTCTGTTCAGGGGCATATGGAGGCAATGCTCGACGGAGTTTGGGAACTAAGCAATGAAAGGTTATCAAGCTGTTATGAAGAAATTATGCGTCTTAAGAAGCTGGTAGGAAGCATTGAAGACTTGTCTGCCCTGGAGGATAGAAATATCCTGCTTCATAAGGAAGAGTTTGAATTTTCTCTCCTTTTGGAACGGCTTCTTAATAATTATGAAAAAGAATTAAGAGATAATAGGATACAGGTCGGAGTTGAAGGGGATGGAATTATTTATGCCGATAAGGATAAGATGAGTCAGGTATTTAATAACCTCCTCTCCAACGCCGTAAAATACTCAGGCGAGGGAGCAGAAGTTATCATTACTTTTAAACAGGCTGCAGATTCAGTGGAGATTCAGGTATCCGATAACGGAAGCGGGATACCGAAAGAAGATATACCTCATATCTTTGAGCGTTTTTACCGGGCGGATAAATCCAGAAACAGAAATACCGGAGGAGCCGGAATTGGGCTTTCTATTACCAAATCTATTGTAGAAGCCCACGGAGGAAGTATCACGGTAAACAGTGAAACAGACAAAGGTACTGTATTTACGATAATACTTCCTGGGAAAGCAGAGGGCTGA
- a CDS encoding cation-translocating P-type ATPase, producing the protein MWFSKPAKEALEELSVDPSKGLSTTEARTRLEKYGPNKLKGKPKKSLLTLFFSQLKDMLIYVLLGAAVITVFIKEYADAIIILLVVILNAVIGVIQESKAEKAVEALQKMTTPKSLVRRDGEVMEINSEEVVPGDIIILDAGRFIPADIRLIESANLQIEESALTGESVPVTKDFNDLLEDPKTPIGDKTNMAFMSTLVTYGRGEGVVVATAMDTEIGKIAKILDEDNDELTPLQRRLEELGKTLGYLAIGICVLIFAIALIQKRDLFEMFLTAISLAVAAIPEGLAAIVAIVLALGVTRMSKINAIVKKLPAVETLGSVNIICSDKTGTLTQNKMTVVKTYTLSHQRDIAAIKSLGEKDILEPTPDEKELVRSFVLCSDATYENGSGTGDPTEIALVVMGERFNLTKNSLNSAHNRVGEKPFDSDRKLMSTLNKENSGYRVHTKGAIDNLLRISGTALQDGKLVPLTDEIKKNILKAAEEMSDSALRVLGVAYKDTGSIIDAEEMEKDLTIIGIVGMIDPPRLEVKDSIQEAKAAGITPIMITGDHKNTAVAIAKELGIAESISQSLTGAEIDEMSDEEFSDKINNYRVFARVSPEHKVKIVRAFKSHGNIVSMTGDGVNDAPSLKYADIGVAMGITGTDVAKGASDMILTDDNFTTIVNAIEEGRNIYNNIKKSVIFLLSCNLGEVISILFSILFFWPVPLAATQLLWINLITDSLPAIALGVDPGDKDVMKRKPRDPKQSFFAEGSGARAVIGGFLIGLLTLTAFFFGMYEHGFNIFTSLAKEVTKSSDYQTALIYARTMAFVVLAASQLFYSLSMRSHEKSIFQIGIFKNKFLIGSIIVGLLLQEIVISIPFLATAFGVHNISLRDWGIVILFSLVPLIVNELIKFFVRVAKSK; encoded by the coding sequence ATGTGGTTTTCAAAACCTGCGAAGGAAGCCCTGGAGGAGCTTTCTGTGGACCCATCAAAAGGGCTTAGCACAACTGAAGCTAGGACCCGATTAGAAAAGTACGGTCCGAACAAACTGAAAGGGAAGCCAAAGAAAAGCCTGTTAACGCTGTTTTTCTCCCAATTAAAGGATATGCTTATCTATGTTCTTTTAGGTGCCGCCGTTATCACAGTATTCATTAAGGAATATGCCGATGCCATCATTATCCTTCTAGTGGTTATCCTGAATGCAGTTATTGGTGTCATACAGGAATCCAAAGCAGAAAAGGCAGTGGAAGCCCTGCAAAAGATGACAACCCCGAAATCCTTAGTACGCCGCGACGGTGAAGTAATGGAAATTAATTCGGAAGAGGTAGTCCCCGGTGATATTATTATTCTGGATGCCGGAAGATTTATACCTGCTGATATCAGATTAATAGAAAGTGCCAATCTCCAAATCGAAGAATCCGCGTTAACAGGTGAATCTGTACCCGTAACAAAGGATTTCAATGATCTTCTGGAAGATCCCAAAACTCCCATTGGTGACAAAACTAATATGGCTTTCATGTCTACCCTTGTTACTTACGGGCGCGGGGAAGGTGTTGTTGTAGCTACAGCTATGGATACTGAGATCGGTAAGATTGCAAAAATCCTGGATGAAGACAATGATGAACTAACTCCCCTGCAGAGACGCCTCGAAGAGCTTGGTAAGACTCTTGGCTATCTTGCTATTGGTATCTGTGTCTTAATATTTGCCATAGCACTTATTCAAAAACGTGATTTATTCGAAATGTTCCTCACCGCTATCAGCCTCGCTGTTGCTGCCATCCCAGAGGGCCTCGCAGCCATCGTAGCCATTGTTTTAGCTCTTGGCGTTACCAGAATGTCAAAGATTAATGCTATTGTTAAAAAACTTCCTGCGGTAGAAACTCTAGGATCCGTAAATATCATCTGTTCTGATAAGACTGGTACCCTGACACAGAACAAAATGACTGTAGTAAAAACCTACACCCTTAGCCACCAAAGGGATATTGCTGCGATAAAATCTCTTGGAGAAAAAGATATATTAGAACCTACTCCCGATGAAAAAGAATTGGTGAGATCTTTTGTATTATGCTCTGACGCCACTTATGAAAATGGCTCCGGAACCGGTGACCCTACAGAAATTGCACTGGTTGTTATGGGTGAGCGCTTCAACCTTACAAAGAACTCTTTGAATTCTGCCCATAACCGCGTCGGAGAAAAACCCTTTGATTCTGACAGAAAGCTGATGTCAACTCTGAATAAAGAGAATAGTGGTTATCGCGTTCATACCAAAGGTGCTATCGATAATCTGCTTCGAATCTCAGGTACTGCTCTGCAAGATGGTAAACTTGTTCCTTTGACTGATGAGATTAAGAAAAACATTCTAAAAGCAGCTGAGGAAATGTCTGATTCAGCTCTTCGTGTATTAGGTGTAGCCTATAAGGATACCGGTTCAATCATTGATGCCGAAGAGATGGAAAAAGACCTGACTATTATTGGTATAGTGGGTATGATAGATCCTCCCAGACTGGAAGTTAAGGATTCCATTCAGGAAGCAAAAGCTGCCGGTATTACACCGATTATGATTACAGGTGATCATAAGAACACTGCCGTTGCCATTGCCAAGGAGCTAGGTATTGCAGAATCCATTAGCCAGAGTCTTACCGGAGCAGAAATCGATGAAATGTCTGATGAAGAATTCTCTGATAAGATAAACAACTACAGAGTATTTGCCAGAGTTTCACCCGAACATAAAGTTAAAATTGTGCGAGCCTTTAAATCCCACGGAAACATCGTATCCATGACCGGCGACGGTGTAAATGATGCTCCTTCCCTGAAATATGCAGACATTGGTGTTGCCATGGGTATTACCGGAACGGATGTGGCAAAGGGTGCCAGTGATATGATTCTTACGGATGATAACTTTACAACCATTGTAAATGCGATTGAAGAAGGAAGAAATATCTATAACAACATTAAGAAATCCGTTATTTTCCTCTTATCCTGTAACCTGGGAGAGGTTATATCCATCCTTTTCTCCATTCTGTTCTTCTGGCCGGTGCCTTTAGCTGCCACACAGCTTTTATGGATTAACCTGATTACAGACTCACTGCCGGCTATTGCCCTCGGTGTTGACCCTGGTGACAAGGATGTTATGAAACGTAAACCAAGAGATCCCAAGCAAAGCTTTTTTGCAGAAGGTTCCGGTGCCCGTGCTGTAATTGGCGGCTTCCTAATAGGTCTCCTGACTCTGACCGCCTTCTTCTTTGGTATGTATGAGCACGGCTTTAATATCTTTACCAGCTTGGCAAAAGAGGTTACAAAATCCTCTGATTACCAGACTGCATTAATTTATGCCAGAACTATGGCCTTTGTAGTACTTGCAGCTTCCCAGCTCTTTTACTCCCTCTCTATGAGAAGTCATGAAAAGTCCATTTTCCAGATTGGTATATTTAAGAACAAATTCCTGATCGGTTCTATTATCGTTGGCTTACTGCTGCAGGAAATTGTAATCTCTATCCCTTTCCTGGCAACTGCCTTCGGCGTTCACAATATCAGCTTAAGAGATTGGGGCATTGTAATCCTTTTCTCCCTTGTACCTCTTATTGTAAATGAACTGATTAAATTTTTCGTTAGAGTTGCAAAATCCAAATAA
- a CDS encoding spore coat associated protein CotJA, whose translation MDNYRRPMYPQNGRMGYNQNQQYGCGCGVTPVLEAVKSGCETVSSADKCLDKLPLAMAYVPMQKWRNIYDAGTALKQGTIFEELDLPFLGAGNMCGGRGGRYDK comes from the coding sequence ATGGATAACTACAGACGTCCGATGTATCCCCAAAATGGCAGAATGGGCTATAACCAGAATCAGCAGTATGGTTGTGGTTGTGGTGTTACACCGGTTTTAGAAGCTGTAAAAAGCGGATGCGAAACAGTGAGCAGCGCTGATAAATGTCTTGACAAATTGCCCCTGGCAATGGCTTATGTTCCTATGCAAAAATGGAGAAATATTTATGATGCCGGAACAGCATTGAAACAAGGTACTATATTTGAGGAACTGGATTTACCATTTCTTGGAGCCGGTAATATGTGCGGAGGAAGAGGTGGCAGATATGACAAGTAA